A DNA window from Aestuariispira ectoiniformans contains the following coding sequences:
- the rlmB gene encoding 23S rRNA (guanosine(2251)-2'-O)-methyltransferase RlmB produces MSMQKKHGKIRKGGNKPRRPDHVKAGAPGPALPPAKGGQYWLYGNHPVQAALANDSRRFRMLACTKAQADAYGATAERRGIETKLVDRASLDQLFPEGTVHQGIAALVQPLEETFLEDLLFSLPDHATYVVLDQVTDPHNVGAILRTAAVFGADAVIMQDRHAPPESAVLAKSASGALETTPLVRVPNLARALEHMKDAGFWCAGLAGESETDLPDFTRPDRAAIVMGAEGSGLRRLTRDHCDVLLRIPMAENAVGSLNVSNAAAIVLYALCSR; encoded by the coding sequence ATGAGCATGCAGAAAAAACACGGAAAGATTCGAAAGGGCGGCAACAAGCCGCGCCGGCCGGACCACGTAAAAGCCGGCGCCCCCGGCCCCGCCCTGCCTCCGGCCAAAGGGGGGCAATACTGGCTGTATGGCAATCACCCCGTCCAGGCCGCCCTGGCCAATGACAGCCGGCGTTTTCGCATGCTGGCCTGTACCAAGGCCCAGGCTGATGCCTATGGCGCAACGGCAGAACGCCGTGGCATAGAGACCAAACTGGTGGACCGCGCGAGCCTCGACCAGCTTTTTCCCGAAGGCACCGTTCATCAGGGGATCGCCGCCCTTGTCCAACCACTGGAAGAAACCTTCCTTGAGGATTTGCTCTTCAGCCTGCCGGACCATGCGACCTACGTTGTCCTCGATCAGGTAACCGATCCCCATAACGTTGGAGCGATCCTGCGCACAGCAGCCGTTTTCGGTGCCGATGCGGTCATCATGCAGGACCGGCACGCCCCGCCGGAATCGGCAGTCCTCGCCAAAAGCGCAAGCGGAGCGTTGGAAACAACCCCTCTCGTTCGCGTGCCCAACCTGGCACGCGCGCTGGAGCATATGAAGGACGCAGGTTTCTGGTGTGCTGGCCTTGCAGGAGAGTCGGAAACCGACCTGCCCGACTTCACACGCCCCGACCGTGCGGCAATCGTGATGGGGGCCGAAGGCAGCGGACTGCGCCGCCTCACCCGGGACCATTGCGACGTCCTTCTACGCATTCCCATGGCGGAAAACGCCGTCGGCAGTCTGAATGTGTCCAATGCCGCCGCGATTGTGCTTTACGCATTGTGCAGTCGTTAG
- a CDS encoding CsgG/HfaB family protein produces MYKSYRNALALAGVVVLSACAVPDKPVPKAEAPATQAEQETAQEATLLPDTKRLKRKVAIARFTNETRYGKTFLRNKSDDPLGKQATDMLTADLVKSGQFMVFERPDIEKIKSEQAYLKAEQNLIGVDTLVVGSVTEFGRHTTGKTGFFSSTKKQLARATVEIRLVDTRTGHAFFSAEGHGEASSEAGNVAGFGNRAEYDGTVNDRAIGAAVSDVVSSLISKLDERPWRTDILKIEGDKMYISGGKFQGLKVGDRLNVMKAGETIRSEQTGFDIELPATKVGTIEILAHFGNTEDDEGSIAVIQQNNFAALPVKSLFIEEGDAS; encoded by the coding sequence TTGTACAAGTCATACCGTAATGCGCTGGCCTTGGCCGGCGTTGTTGTTTTGTCTGCCTGTGCAGTGCCGGACAAACCAGTACCGAAAGCCGAGGCGCCAGCCACACAGGCCGAACAGGAAACAGCGCAGGAAGCCACTTTGCTTCCCGATACCAAACGCCTCAAACGTAAGGTCGCAATTGCGCGCTTCACCAATGAAACCCGATATGGGAAAACATTTCTTCGAAACAAAAGCGACGATCCGCTCGGAAAGCAGGCGACAGACATGCTCACGGCCGATCTCGTTAAATCCGGCCAGTTCATGGTCTTCGAACGTCCCGATATCGAGAAAATCAAATCGGAGCAGGCCTACCTCAAGGCCGAACAGAACCTTATTGGCGTGGACACGCTGGTTGTTGGTTCCGTGACTGAATTCGGTCGCCACACCACCGGCAAGACCGGCTTTTTCAGCTCTACCAAAAAGCAGCTCGCACGTGCGACCGTGGAGATTCGCTTGGTCGACACCCGGACCGGGCACGCCTTCTTCTCCGCCGAAGGCCACGGCGAAGCCAGCAGCGAGGCTGGCAATGTGGCTGGATTCGGCAACCGGGCCGAATATGACGGTACCGTCAACGACCGCGCAATTGGCGCTGCTGTTTCCGACGTCGTCAGCAGCCTTATCTCGAAACTTGATGAACGTCCCTGGCGTACCGACATCCTCAAGATCGAAGGCGACAAGATGTATATCAGTGGCGGAAAGTTTCAGGGTTTGAAAGTCGGTGACAGACTTAACGTCATGAAGGCCGGTGAAACGATCCGCAGTGAGCAGACCGGCTTTGATATCGAGCTGCCGGCGACAAAAGTCGGCACCATCGAAATCCTGGCGCATTTCGGCAACACGGAAGACGACGAAGGCTCCATTGCCGTCATTCAGCAAAACAACTTTGCGGCGCTGCCTGTGAAATCACTCTTCATTGAAGAAGGGGACGCGTCATGA
- a CDS encoding DUF4810 domain-containing protein yields the protein MINNSFKKGAVAAVLLTVLVGCQTDRYMWGSYDQDLYNYYRDTEQRTALETNLLETLEKAEQKGKVPPGLYAEYGYLLMQDGRYDDARRYFELEKKLWPESTKLMDAVIRVTAVDEGNKDKEEQASAETVQ from the coding sequence ATGATAAACAACTCCTTTAAAAAAGGAGCGGTCGCGGCTGTGCTGTTGACTGTTCTGGTCGGTTGTCAGACCGACCGCTACATGTGGGGCTCCTACGATCAGGACCTCTACAACTATTATCGGGATACAGAGCAACGTACTGCCCTGGAAACGAATCTGTTGGAAACGCTGGAAAAAGCTGAGCAAAAAGGCAAGGTACCGCCGGGACTATACGCCGAATACGGTTATTTGCTCATGCAGGACGGTCGATACGACGATGCCCGCCGCTACTTCGAGCTTGAGAAGAAACTTTGGCCGGAATCCACCAAACTGATGGACGCGGTTATCCGGGTCACGGCAGTAGACGAAGGCAACAAAGACAAAGAGGAGCAGGCCAGTGCAGAAACTGTTCAATAA
- a CDS encoding DUF799 domain-containing protein, with protein MQKLFNKGILLGLVITALTACQTTLPKADYTMYRELDPKSILVVMPVNRSVEVEAPDYFLTTIAKPIAEKGYYVFPVNLVKNVMDEEGMSDADLVHSSDPTVLGELFGADAILYVSIDKWTSQWVVFDTVTTVTFTYTMKSGETGETFWSKTQNLQYSPNQGGGGGGLAGLIAKAVIAAVERAAPNYIPMTRQANAIAVNAKNDGMLPGPYSPEYKSGEEVVQTKEDAASKDQPAAEDDTTGKPEETAEKPST; from the coding sequence GTGCAGAAACTGTTCAATAAAGGCATTCTCCTCGGCCTTGTGATTACGGCCCTCACTGCCTGCCAAACCACACTGCCCAAGGCTGACTACACTATGTACCGGGAGCTGGATCCAAAATCCATCCTTGTGGTCATGCCCGTGAACCGCAGTGTCGAGGTAGAGGCACCGGACTACTTCCTGACCACAATTGCCAAGCCAATTGCAGAGAAGGGATATTATGTCTTCCCGGTAAACCTCGTCAAAAACGTCATGGACGAAGAAGGTATGTCGGATGCGGACCTGGTTCACAGTTCCGACCCGACTGTGCTGGGTGAGCTATTCGGTGCGGATGCAATTCTTTACGTCTCCATTGATAAGTGGACATCGCAATGGGTAGTTTTCGACACGGTGACAACCGTGACATTTACCTACACTATGAAGAGCGGAGAAACCGGTGAGACCTTCTGGAGCAAAACCCAGAATCTGCAGTATTCCCCGAACCAGGGTGGCGGGGGCGGCGGCCTCGCGGGTTTGATCGCAAAGGCCGTGATTGCAGCCGTAGAACGGGCAGCACCGAATTATATACCGATGACGCGTCAGGCCAACGCCATTGCCGTCAATGCCAAAAACGACGGTATGCTGCCGGGCCCCTACTCTCCCGAATATAAATCCGGGGAGGAGGTCGTACAGACGAAAGAAGACGCAGCCTCCAAGGATCAACCCGCAGCGGAAGATGACACCACCGGGAAGCCGGAAGAGACTGCAGAAAAACCCTCTACATAA
- a CDS encoding GGDEF domain-containing protein yields the protein MLFQLIHTAGSTIYFVILIVLLLSRRIPRADSGAGWWSIAICFELAGRILLFIIQDNDNALLLYSTLNVLEKPFLLIGIIRFLKVDTPVASIWATAFAAECVMLLAWITDIPLPAYRVGYAMVNVAFLLAAAVISFRYRHRIPNRIMVGVAILSTLLALHWLSVYPIMFAYPAWQDLGFVIGTACVLGIYLLLLCAMLSTLIRRLLDAEEAALDLAYHAPLTGLKNKRYTVNLFDSAIVLANRPHQFMAVFYIDLDNFKPINDTAGHRVGDKVLKIVANRLETHTRSTDICARLGGDEFIIVGTQFEHLDHVSDMANKLLEQLTQAIPLERETYELGASIGISRYPEDGDNLPDLIEKADKAMYEVKRRGQSGFEFYASTPHAVSARQS from the coding sequence ATGTTATTTCAGTTAATACATACGGCAGGTTCTACTATTTATTTTGTGATTCTGATTGTCCTGCTCCTGTCGCGACGGATCCCACGGGCGGATTCAGGGGCCGGCTGGTGGTCGATCGCCATCTGTTTTGAACTGGCGGGCCGTATTCTGCTGTTCATCATACAGGACAACGACAATGCCTTACTGCTGTATTCAACGCTGAATGTCCTGGAAAAACCGTTTCTTCTGATCGGCATCATCCGCTTTCTCAAAGTGGATACGCCAGTCGCAAGCATCTGGGCCACTGCCTTTGCCGCGGAATGCGTCATGCTACTGGCCTGGATAACAGACATCCCCTTGCCGGCCTATCGGGTTGGATATGCGATGGTCAATGTGGCTTTCCTGCTTGCCGCCGCCGTCATCTCCTTTCGCTATCGCCACAGGATTCCAAACCGCATAATGGTGGGTGTGGCCATCCTGAGTACCCTGCTCGCCCTGCATTGGCTGTCGGTTTATCCGATCATGTTTGCATATCCTGCCTGGCAGGATCTGGGATTTGTTATCGGCACCGCCTGCGTCCTTGGTATCTATCTCCTGCTGTTGTGCGCGATGCTCTCGACATTGATCAGGCGCCTGCTGGATGCCGAGGAAGCGGCCCTCGACCTCGCCTATCATGCCCCCCTGACCGGACTGAAGAACAAGCGCTACACGGTGAACCTTTTCGACAGCGCCATCGTCCTGGCCAACCGCCCTCACCAGTTCATGGCCGTCTTCTATATCGACCTGGACAACTTCAAACCCATCAACGACACAGCCGGGCACCGTGTCGGCGACAAGGTCCTAAAAATCGTTGCCAACCGGCTAGAAACCCATACCCGCAGCACGGATATATGCGCTCGTCTGGGTGGCGATGAATTTATTATCGTCGGCACACAGTTCGAACATCTGGATCATGTCTCCGACATGGCCAACAAGCTTCTCGAACAGCTCACCCAGGCGATTCCCCTTGAGAGGGAGACATATGAACTTGGTGCCAGCATCGGGATCAGCCGCTATCCGGAAGATGGTGACAATCTGCCGGACCTGATCGAAAAGGCCGACAAGGCGATGTATGAGGTCAAGCGGAGAGGGCAAAGCGGATTTGAATTCTATGCCTCGACGCCTCACGCGGTTTCGGCACGACAGTCCTAG
- a CDS encoding GNAT family N-acetyltransferase, which translates to MSKVMIREAVMEDVPALEALFKASYGELLKTDYPGPLLERALPMLSKVNLGLIERGQFFVALSMDGDLAGAGGWSYEPPGHGETVPGRAHIRHVAVSPKHTGRGVGRHIIDHCRDHAGDIHILECFATLSAVRFYEKLGFEVLREFDVALGGEIPFSSVHMLKDFRAN; encoded by the coding sequence ATGAGTAAGGTTATGATTCGCGAAGCTGTGATGGAAGATGTGCCTGCCCTGGAGGCGCTTTTCAAGGCGTCCTACGGAGAATTGTTGAAAACGGATTATCCGGGCCCGCTGCTTGAAAGGGCCCTGCCAATGTTGTCAAAGGTCAATCTGGGGCTGATTGAACGGGGACAGTTCTTCGTCGCGCTGTCAATGGATGGGGACCTGGCCGGGGCAGGGGGATGGAGCTATGAACCGCCCGGTCATGGCGAGACGGTGCCCGGTCGCGCGCATATCCGGCATGTGGCGGTTTCGCCGAAACACACTGGCCGTGGCGTGGGGCGCCACATCATTGACCATTGCCGGGATCACGCCGGTGATATCCACATATTGGAATGTTTCGCGACCCTGTCTGCGGTTCGCTTCTATGAGAAGCTGGGTTTTGAGGTCCTGCGTGAATTCGATGTCGCGCTTGGGGGCGAGATTCCTTTTTCCTCCGTCCATATGCTTAAGGATTTCCGCGCCAACTAG
- a CDS encoding universal stress protein, with the protein MFEHILVPVDGSDGSLAAVKLAVQMQQKFDAELMLLCVYRHYSLLEASVSMLSPERPENLDDSMQDYAREVVEHAKKYATECGSPKVRGFIKGGQPARTIVKFSEEHEINLIVLGSRGLGDVEGYLLGSVSHKVTSLAKCPVMVV; encoded by the coding sequence ATGTTTGAACATATTCTCGTGCCCGTCGACGGGTCGGACGGTTCGCTGGCCGCCGTGAAACTTGCCGTGCAGATGCAGCAGAAATTCGACGCTGAACTGATGCTGCTCTGCGTCTACCGGCATTACAGCCTGCTGGAGGCGTCGGTTTCCATGTTAAGTCCGGAACGTCCGGAAAATCTGGATGATTCCATGCAGGACTATGCCAGGGAAGTTGTCGAACACGCGAAGAAATATGCAACCGAATGCGGTAGTCCGAAAGTCCGTGGGTTTATCAAGGGCGGACAGCCGGCCCGGACCATTGTGAAATTTTCCGAAGAGCACGAAATCAATCTGATCGTGCTTGGCAGCCGTGGCCTGGGGGATGTGGAAGGCTACCTCCTCGGCAGTGTCTCCCATAAGGTGACCAGCCTGGCGAAATGCCCGGTGATGGTTGTATGA
- a CDS encoding TRAP transporter large permease, with translation MAGVMMFTMVVLLLLGFPMMVPLITAAFIGFYDMFGGVGKMDFMVQQFLAGIRPASLIAVPMFILAADIMTRGESANRLIDMVMKFIGHVKGGLAVSTAAACTLFGAVSGSTQATVVAVGSPLRPRMLKAGYKDSFILALIVNSSDIAFLIPPSIGMIIYGVVSNTSIAELFIAGIGPGLLILVFFATYSVIYATIMDVPTEPKASWKERLDAVRKAIWPMGFPVIIVGGIYGGIFSPTEAAAACVLYAVILEFLVFKSLSLPDIYTISKSTGLITAVVFILVAAGAAFSWVISFAQIPQAMLGAVGITEMGPIGVLFVISIAFFIGCMFVDPIVVILVLVPIFAPVVKSVGLDPVLVGTIITLQVAIGSATPPFGCDIFTAIAVFKRPYLDVIRGTPPFVIMLLVTAVLLIFFPQIALFLRDVAFR, from the coding sequence ATGGCTGGAGTTATGATGTTCACCATGGTGGTCTTGCTGCTGTTGGGGTTCCCGATGATGGTTCCGCTGATCACGGCGGCTTTCATCGGTTTTTACGATATGTTCGGCGGGGTCGGAAAGATGGACTTCATGGTCCAGCAGTTCCTCGCCGGGATCAGGCCCGCATCCCTGATTGCGGTGCCGATGTTCATTCTGGCGGCTGATATCATGACGCGCGGCGAATCCGCCAACCGCCTGATCGACATGGTGATGAAATTCATCGGGCATGTGAAAGGCGGCTTGGCGGTCAGTACGGCGGCGGCCTGTACGCTGTTCGGGGCGGTCTCCGGGTCGACCCAGGCGACGGTGGTGGCCGTTGGCTCTCCGCTGCGTCCGCGCATGTTGAAGGCGGGCTACAAGGATTCCTTTATCCTGGCGCTGATCGTCAATTCCAGTGATATCGCCTTCCTGATCCCGCCCAGCATCGGCATGATCATCTATGGCGTGGTTTCCAACACCTCGATTGCGGAGCTGTTTATCGCCGGGATCGGGCCGGGTCTGCTAATCCTGGTCTTCTTTGCGACCTACAGCGTGATCTATGCCACGATCATGGATGTCCCAACGGAACCGAAAGCCTCCTGGAAGGAACGGCTAGATGCGGTGAGAAAGGCGATCTGGCCGATGGGCTTCCCGGTGATCATCGTAGGCGGTATCTATGGCGGCATCTTCAGCCCGACCGAAGCCGCCGCGGCATGCGTCCTCTATGCGGTGATCCTGGAATTCCTCGTCTTCAAGTCCCTGTCACTGCCCGATATCTACACGATTTCCAAATCCACCGGGTTGATCACTGCTGTGGTCTTCATTCTGGTGGCGGCCGGTGCGGCCTTCTCCTGGGTAATTTCCTTCGCGCAGATTCCCCAGGCAATGTTGGGGGCGGTCGGGATCACGGAAATGGGGCCGATCGGTGTCTTGTTCGTAATCTCGATTGCCTTTTTCATCGGCTGTATGTTCGTGGACCCGATTGTCGTGATCCTGGTTCTGGTTCCGATTTTCGCGCCGGTCGTAAAGTCGGTCGGTCTGGACCCGGTTCTTGTGGGCACGATCATCACGCTGCAGGTGGCGATCGGATCGGCCACACCACCATTCGGATGTGACATCTTCACCGCGATTGCGGTGTTCAAGAGGCCTTATCTGGATGTGATCCGGGGGACGCCACCCTTTGTTATCATGCTGTTGGTGACGGCAGTTCTGCTGATCTTCTTCCCGCAGATCGCCTTGTTCCTGCGCGACGTGGCATTCCGCTGA
- a CDS encoding TRAP transporter small permease, with product MAEGQEEVMTSNEHKSSLPGVFGWVDSLISRLESFMLAAGVLLMATNTVANVVGRYIFQHSIFFTEEVNRILIILITFAGVGYAARHGRHIRMSAVFDHLPFRLRKVMMIIIAIVTALAMFALCYFSVSYIGKVMTSGRVLPALQIPVWWIFVWVPVGFFITGAQYLLTAIKNVLEKDVYLSTNVVEGYEETEIEI from the coding sequence ATGGCGGAAGGCCAGGAAGAAGTAATGACAAGCAATGAGCATAAATCCAGCCTGCCGGGCGTATTCGGTTGGGTCGACTCACTGATCAGCCGGCTTGAATCCTTCATGCTGGCAGCCGGGGTTCTGCTGATGGCGACCAATACCGTCGCCAATGTGGTCGGCAGATATATCTTTCAACACAGCATTTTCTTCACCGAGGAAGTGAACCGGATTCTGATTATCCTGATTACTTTTGCCGGCGTCGGTTATGCGGCGCGCCACGGACGGCATATACGAATGTCGGCTGTCTTCGATCATCTACCCTTCAGGCTGCGCAAGGTGATGATGATCATTATCGCCATCGTCACGGCGCTTGCCATGTTTGCACTTTGCTATTTCTCGGTCAGCTATATCGGCAAGGTGATGACCAGTGGCCGTGTATTGCCCGCCCTGCAGATTCCGGTCTGGTGGATCTTCGTCTGGGTGCCGGTCGGCTTTTTCATCACGGGCGCGCAGTATCTGCTGACAGCGATCAAGAATGTGCTCGAAAAAGACGTCTACCTCTCCACCAACGTGGTGGAGGGCTATGAAGAAACAGAAATAGAAATCTAG
- a CDS encoding TRAP transporter substrate-binding protein, producing the protein MTTGKWRLFGGLAMAAAIATGSSAARADSWKYAFEESLTEVQGVYAQQFKKYIEENSDHEVQLFPYGTLGESADIMEQAQAGILQFVDQSPGFTGSLIPEAQVFFVPYLLPTDQAHLARFYKESKAINEDFKKLYADQGLELLTMFPEGEVAMTTKEPVKSCDDLNEVKFRVMTNPLLVESYKAFGATPTPLPWGEVYGGLQTNIIQGQENPTFFLYSTKIYEVTDYITYAGHNNFTTATMANEDFYNGLGKDDQKLIQDASKAAYDYIVDYQKGLADQELKKIMDAKPEMTVTVLNEKQRSCFKNAAKEVEAKFIEMTGDSGKAILDQLKADLAATK; encoded by the coding sequence ATGACTACAGGGAAATGGCGTCTATTTGGAGGTCTTGCGATGGCGGCTGCCATTGCAACGGGTTCTTCCGCTGCCCGGGCGGACAGTTGGAAATATGCATTTGAGGAATCCTTAACCGAAGTGCAGGGGGTCTATGCCCAGCAATTCAAGAAATATATCGAAGAGAATTCCGATCACGAGGTTCAATTGTTCCCCTATGGAACATTGGGCGAATCCGCGGACATTATGGAACAGGCCCAGGCCGGTATCCTGCAGTTCGTGGACCAGTCCCCGGGCTTCACCGGGTCGCTGATTCCGGAAGCGCAGGTTTTCTTCGTACCTTATCTGTTGCCGACCGACCAGGCTCATCTGGCGCGCTTCTACAAGGAAAGCAAGGCGATCAACGAAGACTTCAAGAAGCTCTATGCCGATCAGGGCCTGGAGCTGCTGACCATGTTCCCGGAAGGCGAGGTGGCCATGACCACCAAGGAGCCGGTGAAGTCCTGTGATGACCTGAACGAGGTCAAATTCCGCGTGATGACCAACCCGCTACTGGTGGAATCCTATAAGGCATTCGGCGCGACGCCGACGCCGCTGCCCTGGGGTGAGGTTTATGGCGGTCTGCAGACCAACATTATCCAGGGTCAGGAAAACCCGACCTTCTTCCTGTACTCCACCAAGATCTATGAGGTCACGGATTACATCACCTATGCCGGGCACAACAACTTCACGACCGCGACCATGGCCAATGAAGACTTCTACAACGGTCTTGGCAAAGACGATCAGAAGCTGATCCAGGACGCGTCCAAGGCGGCTTATGACTATATCGTCGATTACCAGAAGGGCCTGGCGGACCAGGAACTAAAAAAGATCATGGATGCCAAACCTGAAATGACGGTGACCGTGCTCAACGAAAAACAGCGTTCCTGCTTCAAGAATGCCGCCAAAGAGGTGGAAGCCAAGTTCATCGAAATGACCGGTGACAGCGGCAAGGCCATCCTCGACCAGCTGAAGGCGGATCTGGCGGCCACGAAATAA
- a CDS encoding urate hydroxylase PuuD, with protein sequence MEVNLPEWLNLAIRWLHITAGIAWIGSSFYFMFTDASLRPNKALDKKAHGETWQVHGGGFYHIVKYLVAPDRMPDELHWFKFEAYFTWISGFSLLAVIYYLGADAFLIDPDVMDLTAPQAIFVSIIMLAGGWILYDFICKSPLGENTGLLALLVFLLTVGAAWAFSEVFSGRAAYLHAGALIGSIMVGNVFFVIIPNQKKVVAALTAGETPDPKLGKQAKQRSTHNNYLTLPVLLMMVSNHYPMTYGHKYSWAIFAVILVVGGLIRHYYNCKNAGNIGRFHNLLYPTAAALMIALMVGVSYKPQSGGANASNGEAVSPKVAFGIVRERCSGCHSSLPTDEDWDTAPAGVMFDSFDQVVQLSTKIQQQAVASNNMPLGNKTGMTKEERELLGQWIAQGAKALEQ encoded by the coding sequence ATGGAAGTTAACCTGCCGGAATGGCTGAACCTGGCGATACGCTGGCTGCATATCACGGCCGGGATCGCCTGGATCGGGTCGTCCTTCTATTTCATGTTCACCGATGCCAGCCTGCGCCCCAACAAGGCCCTGGACAAGAAGGCCCATGGCGAGACCTGGCAGGTCCATGGCGGCGGCTTTTATCACATCGTGAAATACCTGGTCGCCCCCGACCGTATGCCGGACGAGCTGCACTGGTTCAAATTCGAGGCCTATTTCACCTGGATTTCCGGCTTCTCCCTGCTGGCGGTGATCTATTATCTGGGCGCGGACGCCTTCCTGATCGACCCGGATGTGATGGACCTGACGGCCCCGCAGGCGATCTTTGTCAGCATCATCATGCTGGCCGGTGGCTGGATTCTCTATGATTTCATCTGCAAATCGCCGCTGGGTGAGAATACCGGGTTGCTGGCGTTGCTGGTCTTTTTACTGACAGTCGGCGCGGCCTGGGCCTTTTCGGAAGTCTTCAGCGGACGCGCGGCCTATCTTCACGCCGGCGCCCTGATCGGTTCCATCATGGTGGGCAACGTCTTCTTCGTCATCATCCCGAACCAGAAAAAGGTTGTGGCGGCGCTGACCGCAGGCGAGACGCCGGACCCGAAACTGGGCAAACAGGCCAAGCAGCGGTCCACCCATAACAACTATCTGACCCTGCCGGTCCTGCTGATGATGGTGTCCAACCACTATCCGATGACCTATGGCCATAAATACAGCTGGGCGATTTTTGCGGTGATCCTGGTGGTCGGCGGCCTGATCCGCCACTATTACAACTGCAAGAATGCGGGCAATATCGGCCGCTTCCATAACCTGCTTTACCCGACGGCGGCGGCACTGATGATCGCGCTGATGGTCGGTGTCTCCTACAAGCCGCAAAGCGGCGGGGCCAACGCCTCCAACGGTGAGGCGGTCAGCCCGAAAGTGGCTTTTGGCATCGTGCGAGAGCGTTGCTCCGGCTGTCATTCCTCCTTACCGACCGACGAAGACTGGGACACCGCGCCGGCGGGCGTGATGTTCGATAGCTTCGACCAGGTTGTCCAACTTTCCACGAAGATCCAGCAACAGGCGGTTGCCTCCAACAACATGCCCCTTGGCAACAAGACCGGCATGACGAAAGAGGAACGTGAGCTGCTGGGGCAGTGGATTGCACAGGGTGCGAAGGCTCTCGAGCAATAG
- a CDS encoding aminotransferase class V-fold PLP-dependent enzyme, which produces MLARKHLFTPGPTNMPEEIRRACDRPLEDHRAPDFPALVEPLFKDLKKVFCTQTGEVLVFAGSGTLGWEAALTNTLSPGDKILTASYGHFSDLWIAMCRDFGFEVEVIEGVWGEGAPVDDYAAHLAADKNHEIKAILACHNETATGVTSDIGALRKAIDGTGHPALLMVDGVSSIASLEFRMDDWGVDVAVCGSQKGFMLPTGLAIVGVSQKALAAADGARCGRNFADFKSMLKSNQTGYFPYTPAVTLLHGLKESCRLLLEEGLENVHARHHRLGEGVRQAVNAWGLTTCAKERRWNSDTVTAIVVPEGADSGAVIKAAYENYHLSLGGGLSKVAGKVFRIGHMGAVDDIMMLSALAGVEMALADAGITVELGSGVAAAQAYYRETR; this is translated from the coding sequence ATGCTGGCGCGCAAACATCTTTTTACCCCAGGCCCGACCAATATGCCGGAAGAAATCCGCCGTGCCTGCGACCGTCCGTTGGAGGATCACCGCGCGCCCGACTTCCCGGCATTGGTGGAGCCTCTGTTCAAAGATTTGAAGAAGGTTTTTTGCACGCAAACGGGTGAGGTTCTGGTTTTTGCAGGTTCCGGCACCCTGGGCTGGGAAGCGGCGCTTACCAATACCCTGTCGCCGGGCGACAAGATTTTGACGGCCTCCTACGGCCATTTCTCCGACCTGTGGATTGCCATGTGCCGGGATTTCGGTTTCGAGGTCGAGGTGATCGAAGGCGTCTGGGGAGAAGGCGCGCCGGTGGATGACTATGCCGCCCACCTTGCTGCGGACAAGAACCACGAGATCAAGGCGATCCTCGCCTGCCATAACGAGACGGCGACCGGCGTGACCAGCGATATCGGTGCCCTGCGTAAGGCCATCGACGGCACCGGCCATCCGGCGCTTTTGATGGTGGACGGCGTCAGTTCCATCGCCAGCCTGGAATTCCGCATGGATGACTGGGGCGTGGATGTTGCCGTTTGCGGTTCGCAGAAAGGGTTCATGCTGCCCACGGGCCTCGCCATCGTCGGCGTCAGCCAGAAGGCGCTGGCGGCTGCGGACGGTGCGCGTTGTGGCCGCAACTTCGCCGATTTCAAGTCGATGCTGAAGTCCAACCAGACCGGCTATTTCCCCTATACGCCCGCGGTGACCCTGCTGCATGGGCTGAAGGAAAGCTGCCGCCTGCTGCTGGAGGAGGGGCTTGAGAATGTCCATGCCCGTCATCACCGGTTGGGCGAGGGGGTGCGTCAGGCGGTGAATGCCTGGGGGCTGACCACCTGTGCGAAGGAACGCCGTTGGAATTCCGATACGGTGACGGCCATTGTGGTGCCGGAAGGTGCTGACAGCGGGGCCGTGATCAAGGCGGCCTATGAGAATTATCACCTGTCGCTGGGCGGCGGCCTGTCCAAGGTAGCCGGCAAGGTATTCCGCATCGGACATATGGGGGCCGTGGATGATATCATGATGCTGAGTGCGCTTGCCGGGGTTGAAATGGCGCTGGCGGACGCCGGGATCACTGTCGAGCTGGGCAGTGGTGTTGCCGCCGCCCAGGCCTATTATCGCGAAACGCGCTGA